The following proteins are encoded in a genomic region of Clostridiales bacterium:
- a CDS encoding sugar ABC transporter permease produces the protein MKKMQISMGKKKIIEAYIFMLPFIIGIVAFFAFPLFVSIKLSFGKVIDMSGFKIKWIGFDNYIRAFVTDVQFIPMFLRIVRESLLKLPLILVFSLMLAMFISNDIKFKAFFRIAFFLPFLLGTGYVMQQIIGQGINEQVLMQAKNIFIPEKILAYLGPNVDEAVNSFFGVIVTVLWSCGVQILLFLSSLQGISKSLYESAKVDGATQWEMFWKITLPMISPVMLLNIIYTLLDSFTDISNPILSYIQDYAFTRTDFAYAAAIGWIYFIFIMILILVIFMIMKNHLYSFDMKGETKNGKSR, from the coding sequence ATGAAAAAAATGCAGATTAGCATGGGGAAAAAGAAGATAATTGAAGCGTATATATTTATGCTGCCATTCATAATAGGAATCGTTGCATTTTTCGCATTTCCACTGTTTGTTTCTATAAAACTAAGTTTTGGGAAAGTTATAGATATGAGCGGATTTAAAATAAAATGGATAGGATTTGACAATTATATCAGAGCTTTCGTGACAGATGTCCAGTTTATCCCGATGTTTTTGCGTATAGTCAGGGAATCTTTATTGAAGTTGCCGCTTATTTTGGTATTTTCGCTAATGCTTGCGATGTTTATAAGCAATGATATAAAGTTTAAAGCTTTTTTCAGGATAGCATTTTTTCTTCCTTTCTTACTTGGGACTGGGTACGTAATGCAGCAGATTATCGGACAGGGGATAAATGAACAGGTACTTATGCAAGCCAAAAACATTTTTATTCCGGAAAAAATATTAGCATACCTCGGTCCCAATGTCGATGAAGCAGTAAATAGTTTTTTCGGAGTGATAGTAACCGTTCTGTGGAGCTGCGGGGTGCAGATTTTGCTGTTCTTATCGAGTTTGCAAGGCATATCTAAATCATTATATGAATCCGCAAAAGTTGACGGTGCAACGCAATGGGAGATGTTCTGGAAGATAACTTTGCCCATGATATCGCCTGTCATGCTTCTTAACATTATATATACTCTCCTTGATTCATTTACGGATATATCCAATCCTATTTTGAGCTATATACAGGATTACGCATTTACAAGGACGGATTTTGCATATGCTGCAGCAATCGGCTGGATATATTTCATATTTATAATGATCTTGATTCTGGTGATATTTATGATAATGAAAAATCATTTATACAGCTTTGATATGAAGGGGGAAACAAAAAATGGTAAAAGTCGTTAA
- a CDS encoding carbohydrate ABC transporter permease, giving the protein MVKVVNMIYGNLKNGFLSSSLRIKHNRLESISRVFNHIPHKLYRIALYILLFSIAFVFLYPFLYVFITSLKTYRDINDFTVNWIPRSIKYQNYIFAIRILGYFKYITNSVLLTVIGTLGHLISCSFIGYGFARYKFPGKNILFFIVILSIIVPIQTLIVPLYMAFSNYGWVNTYLPILVPTFFGFGLRGGLFIFIFRQFYTGFPKELEDAAKIDGCGFLRTYWSIVLPVARSVFWVVIVLSMVWHWNDFYEPSIYINKMALTVLPARLQTLVNYVNNPQGDIFFGMLLEEGEDTINNAVLMAGTFLIIFPILMAFGFIQKKFMQGIERTGLVE; this is encoded by the coding sequence ATGGTAAAAGTCGTTAATATGATATATGGGAACCTGAAAAATGGTTTTTTAAGCAGTTCGTTGAGAATCAAGCATAACAGGCTTGAAAGCATATCAAGAGTGTTCAATCATATACCCCATAAGTTATACAGAATCGCATTATATATTCTTTTGTTTAGCATAGCTTTTGTATTTTTGTATCCATTCTTATATGTATTTATTACTTCATTAAAAACATACAGGGATATCAACGACTTCACAGTAAACTGGATACCGAGGAGCATCAAATATCAAAATTATATTTTCGCGATCAGAATTCTGGGTTATTTTAAGTATATAACGAATTCCGTTCTGCTAACTGTAATCGGTACATTAGGACATTTGATTTCATGTTCATTTATAGGTTATGGATTCGCAAGATATAAATTTCCAGGAAAAAATATATTGTTTTTCATTGTTATATTATCGATAATAGTACCAATACAAACATTAATCGTCCCTCTTTACATGGCATTTTCAAATTATGGATGGGTGAATACGTATCTCCCGATACTTGTCCCAACATTTTTTGGATTTGGATTAAGAGGAGGACTGTTTATATTTATATTCAGGCAGTTTTATACAGGCTTTCCAAAGGAACTTGAAGATGCGGCTAAAATAGACGGATGTGGGTTTCTAAGGACATACTGGAGTATAGTGCTTCCGGTTGCAAGGTCGGTGTTCTGGGTAGTAATAGTCCTTTCAATGGTATGGCACTGGAACGACTTCTATGAACCATCCATATATATAAATAAAATGGCTCTTACAGTTCTGCCTGCAAGACTTCAGACCCTTGTCAATTATGTCAATAATCCACAGGGCGATATATTCTTCGGCATGTTGCTTGAAGAAGGGGAAGATACAATAAATAATGCTGTACTGATGGCAGGAACGTTCCTAATTATATTTCCCATACTTATGGCTTTTGGCTTCATACAAAAGAAATTCATGCAAGGCATAGAACGGACAGGTCTGGTAGAATAA